AAGGAGCACCATGTCGACGATCCGTCGCAGCACCGCTCTGTCCGCAGCCCTGCTCGCCCTCCTCGGGGCGGCCGCACCCGCCGTGGCCACCGCCGCCCCGGCCGTGGTGAACGGAACCGTGCACAACCTCCAGCTCCACCTGCGCAACAGCTCCAGTTCGAACTGGGCCGGCTACGCGGCCACCGGCGGCCCCTTCACCAGCGTCTCCGCCAGCTGGGTGCAGCCCGCCGTCAGCTGCGGCAGCGCCACCACCTACTCGAGCTTCTGGGTCGGCCTCGACGGAGACGGCAGCAACAGCGTCGAGCAGACCGGCACCGAGGCCGACTGCTCGGGCGGGCGGGCCGTCTACTCGTCCTGGTACGAGATGTACCCGAAGTACCCGGTCAACTACTCGAACGCGGTCCACCCCGGCGACCACTTCACCGCCTCGGTCACCTTCAACGGCTCAGGCTCGTTCACGATGAAGATCACCGACTCGACCGCCGGCTGGTCCAAGTCGACGACCAAGTCCTACACCCCGGCCCAGCGGTACTCCGCCGAGGTGATAGCCGAGGCGCCGTCCAGCTCCACCGGGGTGCTGCCGCTCAGCAACTTCGGCACGGTGAACTTCACCAGCTCGCTCGCCAACGGTCAGGCGATCGGCAACTACAGCCCCGACTCGATCAACATGGTCTCCGGCTCGACCACCAAGGCGACCACCTCCGGCCTGTCCGGCGGCTCGGCCTTCTCGGTGACCTTCAAGCACAGCTGATCACCGGCTGACGACAGCCGGACGACGGTGGGTGACGCGCGACGCGTCACCCACCGTCTCCTTGTGAACGGCTCGTAAGAATCCACGGGGAATCAGCGGCAAATCGGTGGCGATTGACGGCCAATGTGATGGTTGTCGCAGTTTGCGCCTCCTTCGTACAGCGTACGCAGCCGGACCGTGCCCTTACGCTTGCGCAGAACGGCTCGATGGCGAGACCTCCTCGCCCGGGCGTTCCGAGCATCCGCAAGACCTCCGGGCAGCGCCCGTACGACGGTCGCCGGCAGCCCCGAGGAGACACCCGCATGCGGTTCAAGCGCACCCTGGTGGCAGCACTGGTCTCCTTCACCTGCCTGGCGGGGACGGGCGCGGCAGCCGCCGGTGCGGCGGTCTCGGACGAGCAGATCGCGGTCACCACGCCGCCCGCAGGGAGCAAGGCCTGGACCAAGGACGCCTCCCTCGGCGTCGCCTTCCCGAACCCCGCGACCGCGACCGCGAGCCAGGTCGCCGCGTTCTTCGCCGGGCTGACCCCGGCCGAGCAGCAGAAGCTCGTGGCCGAGTACCCGCTGGTCGTCGGCAACTTCGACGGCGCCCCGCTCGCGCTGCGCTACCAGGCCAACCGCCTCGCCATGCAGCAGGAGCTGGACCGCCTCCGGCAGGACGACCCGAAGGCCGTCGGCCAGATCGCGATGCTGACCACCCTGCTGGAGCCCGGCCACCAGGTCCTCGCCTTCGACCCGCGCAGCCGCGGCCTGGTCGCGGAGGTCTTCGGCGACCTGGCCACGGCGGAGAAGATCGCCGTCCTGGTCCCCGGCTCGGACATGGACCTCTCCCACTTCGGCAAGGCCCAGACCGCGGCGCAGGCCCTGCGGTCCGAGGAGGCCTCGGTCTCCCCCGGCACCACGACGGCGACCATAGCCTGGGCCGACTACGTCACCCCGGTCGGCCTCGGCGCGGACGCGGCGACCGGCCGCCTGGCGGACGCGGCGGCCCCGCGGCTGACCAGCCTGCTGGCGGGCCTGGCCCTCACCACGAGGCCGAACGCGGCGCCGAGCCTCTTCTGCCACTCCTACGGCTCGGTGGTCTGCGGCAAAGCCGCTCCGTCGCTGACGACCGGCGTGACCGACATGGTGGTGCTGGGCAGCCCGGGCATGGACGTGGACAGCGCGGCAGGTCTCGGTGCGGGGGTCCGGCTCTGGGCGACGGTGCGCAACGGTTCCGACTGGATCGGCAACGTCCCCTACCTGGAGATCGGCGGCCTCGGCCACGGCCCCGACCCGACGGGCCCGACCTTCGGCTCCCACCTGATCTCCTCGACGGGCGCCCAGGGCCACAACGGCTACTTCGCCCCGGGCACGGCCAGCCTCCGCAACTTCGCCGACATCGCGCTCGGCGCCTACGACGACGTCACCACCTGACCATTGCGCCCAGAGCCCGTTGCCACCACATAGGGCGCGACGCTCGTGCGCGCGAGAAACCACGCAGTGCCCCAGGGGCGCGGGGAACTGCGCGACAAGCCACTCGCGTGCGGAGGGTCCTCAATGCGCAGGGCCATCCGCGCAGGGTGGTTTCTCGCGCAGTTCCCCGCGCCCCTGAGGTGGTGCAACTCGCCCTCTCCGGCAGGTGCTCAGCTGGAGATGGTGCTCATGTCGGCGTAGCGGTCGCCGGCGACCTGGGAGGCGATGGGCTCCAGCGTGGCGAGTTCGGCCGGGGTGAGCGTCAGGGCGGTGGCCGCCGTGTTCTCCTCCAGGCGGCTGCGCCGCCTCGTGCCGGGGATCGGGATGACCGGGAGGCCATGGACCTCCGACCGCTGCTGGACCCAGGCCAGGGCCACCTGCCCCACCGTCGCGCCGCGGTCCGCGGCGATCTTGTGGACCGGGGCCAGCAGCGCCGCGTTCCGCGCGGCGTTGTCGCCGGTGAAGCGCGGCTGGTGGTTGCGGAAGTCGTTCGCCGCCAGCTCGTTCGCGTTGCTGAAGGAGCCCGTCAGGAAGCCGCGTCCCAGCGGCGAGTACGGCACGAAGGCCACGCCCAGCTCCGCCGCCGCCGGCACCGCCGAGCGTTCGACGTCCCGCGAGAAGAGGGACCACTCCGACTGCAGCGCCGCGATCGGGTGCACGGCGTGCGCCTCCCGGAGCTCCGCGCCGTTCACCTCGGAGAGCCCCAGGTACCGCACCTTGCCCGCCGCGACCAGCTCGCCCATCGCGCCGACCGACTCCGCCAGCGGCACCTCGGGGTTGCGGCGGTGCATGTAGTACAGGTCGATGTGGTCCACGCCCAGGCGCCGCAGGCTCGCGTCGACGGCCTGCCGGATGTAGGCCGCGTCGTTGCGGACCGCCCGGTACGTGGGGTCGTCCTCGCGGCGCTCGATGGCGAACTTCGTCGCGATCAGCACCTGGTCCCGGTGGGCCTGGACGAACGGACCGACCAGTTCCTCGTTGCGGCCGTAGCCGTACATGTCCGCGGTGTCGAAGAGGGTGACGCCCAGTTCCAGCGCGCGCTCCAGCGTCGCACGGGACTCGGCCTCGCCGGTGTCGCCGAACTGGTCGCTGTAGAAGTCGCTCATGCCCATGCAGCCGAGGCCCTGGACGCCGACGGCGGGTCCGTTGCTGCCGAGGGTGGTGCTCGGGATGGTGGTCATCTCAGTCCTGCCTCTTCCCGTAAAGATCGATCTTGTAGTCCAGGGCCAGAAGGTTCGCCTGCAGGTCGCGAATGCGCGCAAGCACCTCCTCGCGGTGCTCGACCAGCAGTGCGCGCCGCTGCTCGCGGGTGCCGTTCCCGGCGCGGACCAGTTCCGCGTAGCGGAGCATCCCGGCGACCGGCATGCCGGTCGCGCGCAGGTTGCCGAGGAACGCCAGCCAGCCCAGGTCCGCCTCGCAGAAGCGGCGCTGGCCGTGGTGCGAGCGGGCCGGGCGGTCGAGCAGGCCGATCCGCTCGTACCAGCGCAGCGTGTGTGCGCTGAGGCCGGTGCGCTCGACGACCTCGCCGATGGTGTAGCGAGGCTGCAACTCCTCGCTCAGTGCCGCGGCTTCCGACATCCTCGGCCCCCTTCCGATCACTTCGGGAACGACGCTACTGACTTGGAGTGCACTCCAAGCAAGCGACACACCTAGACT
This genomic interval from Streptacidiphilus rugosus AM-16 contains the following:
- a CDS encoding alpha/beta hydrolase; the protein is MRFKRTLVAALVSFTCLAGTGAAAAGAAVSDEQIAVTTPPAGSKAWTKDASLGVAFPNPATATASQVAAFFAGLTPAEQQKLVAEYPLVVGNFDGAPLALRYQANRLAMQQELDRLRQDDPKAVGQIAMLTTLLEPGHQVLAFDPRSRGLVAEVFGDLATAEKIAVLVPGSDMDLSHFGKAQTAAQALRSEEASVSPGTTTATIAWADYVTPVGLGADAATGRLADAAAPRLTSLLAGLALTTRPNAAPSLFCHSYGSVVCGKAAPSLTTGVTDMVVLGSPGMDVDSAAGLGAGVRLWATVRNGSDWIGNVPYLEIGGLGHGPDPTGPTFGSHLISSTGAQGHNGYFAPGTASLRNFADIALGAYDDVTT
- a CDS encoding aldo/keto reductase; the protein is MTTIPSTTLGSNGPAVGVQGLGCMGMSDFYSDQFGDTGEAESRATLERALELGVTLFDTADMYGYGRNEELVGPFVQAHRDQVLIATKFAIERREDDPTYRAVRNDAAYIRQAVDASLRRLGVDHIDLYYMHRRNPEVPLAESVGAMGELVAAGKVRYLGLSEVNGAELREAHAVHPIAALQSEWSLFSRDVERSAVPAAAELGVAFVPYSPLGRGFLTGSFSNANELAANDFRNHQPRFTGDNAARNAALLAPVHKIAADRGATVGQVALAWVQQRSEVHGLPVIPIPGTRRRSRLEENTAATALTLTPAELATLEPIASQVAGDRYADMSTISS
- a CDS encoding MerR family transcriptional regulator, with the protein product MSEAAALSEELQPRYTIGEVVERTGLSAHTLRWYERIGLLDRPARSHHGQRRFCEADLGWLAFLGNLRATGMPVAGMLRYAELVRAGNGTREQRRALLVEHREEVLARIRDLQANLLALDYKIDLYGKRQD
- a CDS encoding G1 family glutamic endopeptidase: MSTIRRSTALSAALLALLGAAAPAVATAAPAVVNGTVHNLQLHLRNSSSSNWAGYAATGGPFTSVSASWVQPAVSCGSATTYSSFWVGLDGDGSNSVEQTGTEADCSGGRAVYSSWYEMYPKYPVNYSNAVHPGDHFTASVTFNGSGSFTMKITDSTAGWSKSTTKSYTPAQRYSAEVIAEAPSSSTGVLPLSNFGTVNFTSSLANGQAIGNYSPDSINMVSGSTTKATTSGLSGGSAFSVTFKHS